Within Coturnix japonica isolate 7356 chromosome 13, Coturnix japonica 2.1, whole genome shotgun sequence, the genomic segment GCTGAAATCCAGATGCCCAGCCTAGATGTTGCTGTCCTCTGTCACCAGCAGAGATAAGCGGCCTCTGGCAGTGTCTGTCTGTCCTGGCTGACCACAGCGAGCTTGGAAAAGTCATGTGGATGAGCTGGTGAAGTTCTGGCCATCTGGAAGTGGACCAGATGAATCTGTCTCCACTCTGCTCAGCTGTACAGCTGTTATTCTCTTCACTATCCCTAATTCTCTTAACTCCTCTCCCCAAAGGTACCGCATCCCTGTGATTAAGGATTTATGGGTGAAGATCAAACAGAAGAGTGGAAAAGGAAGCTCGTCAGCAGAATTCtgacttctatttcttttataaataataatttatatctTCTTTTAACTGTGACTTTTAGAGCAGAGTGACGTAAACTTTGCCTCCTGTCCTGCTGGGGCCCAGAGCTGTGTTTAttgcccccccccaaaaaaacagcTCATGTGCTGCACTAGAACTGAACCAAGGGAGATGGTTTGGCCAGAGAAGTGCAAGCGTGCAGAAACTGctctcctcccagctgctgcccagccaccttttttttctccccacagaGCTATATTTTATAAGAGAAActtttactcttcttttttttccttctgtgatttGTGGTGTCAGACCTTCTGCTGCCTATGGAAGGGAGCTCTTTGGGTTGAAGTTTCTATTCTAACAAACACTGACGGCAATGGTTGTTGTATCCCTGGAGTTGCACTGAACAGCTGCATCCACGGCTGTTCTCAGCCAAggctgcatttctttgtttcttctttttttttgttgttttttttatggaATACAGAATAAAAGAGGAACAGAGGGACTTTGCTTCAGCTGCATCTGAGGGATGAGGGTGAGAAGGCCTGTAggttggggctgagctgggtggGGGCAAGAGCTGATTCCAGAGGATGCTGCAGGTAGGAGGGAAGTACCCAGCATCCAACCCAGGTTCTTGGGCACATTTTCAGCCCCTGTGGGGGGAAACTGAATTGCTTCCTGCAGTGTCAGTGGTAAGGAAGAAATGGGACCAGACCTTTCCTTTCTGGCTGGGAACATGGTGAGGAATGGGTagcttcccttttctttcttttttgtttccccccccgaaattcagtttatttttaacccAGGATTGTTGCAACCCAGTTGGCATTACTGCACAGCTTGAGTTGCTTACAAGGGCTTTCATATTGAaaagtttattggaaataattaaCTTCTGATTTCATTCATAAAGGAAGTATTGGACAGGGACAGAAAACCTCAAAGCCCATCCCCCTTGGGTTAGTTCCCCTTACTGCCCCCTCCCTCTGCCCAAAGTTGTGCATCTATCCTTACTACAGTCTtcaaaaaaacaggaataaaacaacCCAAGAAAGATGAAGGAAGGTTTAGTACTCTTATAACAGGGCTCTAACCTACAGGGGTCAGTTAAGCTCGGGGAggttgttttgctgcttttaatgtttgttcaatgaaagaaagcattagTGGCTCGTTCTTCAGCAGGGGTGATCTCCATATGGCTGCTGCGGGTGGTGGGAGAGGTGTCCGGGGGGACAGGAGAAGGCTGGGAACCAGGTGATGTCCCTCATACGGTGCCAGCATTGCAGCTCACATCCCATAATCAAAAACAACTTGGGCTGCCAGAGCTGGAATCATCTTCCAGCTCTACCCCCTGGGTCAGTAAATGGAGCAGTCACACTGCTAGGTGGGGAAGGGGCAGCCCCAACCAACTGTGGTCAACCCCAGGTCCTGtcctgcagcaggggaagggcTGTAAGTGAGGTTAGGGCAGGAGTGCTCTAATTGTCTTCAGGAAAGCAAGGTAAGAGTAGAAAAATGGAGCAAAAAAAGGTGGACTGAGATGCTGAAGGCTGGATGGGCATCCGTAGGCATCCTCTTTTACTTGGCTGCTttgaagggaagagaggagggagTCACCAGTGGGCTCAGAGAACCATGTGCCCCGTATCAGGGTGctgccaccagccctgctgtgtggaacgggctgagcagagctcctCCAACCCCTGCAGCACATCAGCCCTGGGGCTTCTTACCTTTCAGCATGTCCACCCCAGAGAAGATCATCTCCTCAGGCTCTGTTGGGGTCGGGGCAGGGGCAGCCACTGCaaagagacagcagcagctgagtgcCATAGCATCACCCAGGATGGATTTAAGTAGTAAATTTTGCCCCTCCTTGGCTCTCAGTAGCCCCAGCCCTGGACCAAttctctctgcctgctgctcctgccaccTACCCGAGCAGTCCAGCTCTCCCCGGGTGGCAGTGCCCTCGATCCTGGTGCCATTTTTGTAGCAGCACCAGCAGTAGCCTGTGCTGGCCAAGCACTGCTTGGGCAGGTAGTCGCCGTTCTCATCGCACTCGGGGCGGAAGCGACCCGGATGGACACCACGAAAACTGGCCTCTGCCTGGCACTTAGTTTGCACTAGGGCAATAAAAACAAACGGGACAGTGTGAGCACCTGGGACTGATGGCACATGGAAGATCCTATTAGGgaaaccagcagcaaaatgcTGCCTCACTCAGGGGTGTCACTTCATTGGATTTCACCAAGGAAACCCATCTACCTTAATGAGAGCCAAGGGTAACCATCTGGCTGAAGGGTGATGGTGACAGGGCTAGAAGTGGTGCTTCGGATTTTGGGACATGGCTGTTTCCAAAGGCCTCCAGTGGGAGGCTCAAGAGGAGGCCCTAAACGGCCAGGGCAGGGGGCTGCACTGTCACTGTCTCGGGGGTACGCTGCTCCCAGAGGCTCAGCCCTGACCTGCAGCACCCACACCCCGATTACCTTTCTCCGCTGGGATTGCATTCTGCTCCTCCCCCTTGGGGCCTTTAGCCATCTCAAAGAGCAGCCACTTGTGCATCCAGGCCTCAAAATCCTGAGGAGGGGGAAGCAGAGGGTAAATACAGAGAGGTCCTGAGCCCAGCAGGCAACCAGCCCACCAACAGGACTCACTCCTGGGAGGGATGGTAGGAGAGCATTAACACTGACCTGCCAGTCCATAGCATTCATGGCCTTTTTCAGACGCTTCAGGTTGCCCAGCAGGTCCTCCTTCAGCTCTGGGAATGTCTTCCTGGggtctgctttctgcagtgagagacagcaaaggaaaacaaggagataGGGTGGAGGGGAGCACTGCTGGGGCCAGAGCTCCACCGGCACTGAGAGCCCAAGGGAGCTCAAAGCATGCAGTCTCATTacctcctgcagagcagagggcagctgtggggctcagtGCGGTGGGTAGGAAAGCTTACCAGCAGCAGGTGCCTGACTTGATCCTCAGTCTTGTTGCTGCGGGGTCTCACGGcctccatgggctgcagagaaaaatcacagaatggttgagttggaagggaccccacAGACCATCCTGGTcctgttccaaccccctgcaggTTGGAGGGGGGCACCTCTTACCATGTCACCAACAGAGGGGGCAAGAGGCAGCACCTTCATGGCCATAGGCATGTTCATCATGGACATTGACATCTTGTTTGCTGGCTGGGCACCTGCCAAAGACAGAGCAGTGTGAGGGGCATGGCCAAGCTGGATAGCTGTGGTTTCCACCAAGCCCTTGGTATCTCCAGCAGGACCCAGTGCCCATCCCCAGCGATGCTACTGACTCATGGGCAACTTCTTCTGCAGCGCCTCCAGCTTCAGGGTCTGTGAGGTCTTGGTCAGCTTGCTGATCTGCCCACTCTGCTGGTACACGTAGTAGATGGTGACGGCCTGGCCGGCGATCAGCAGGGCCACCAGGATGGACATCGCTGACAGCACAGTCCTGCGGCCGACTGCGGACCTGTGGGACAAGGAGAGGGAGCGCTTGTAGGGCTGCTCCCAGAACATCACCAAGCACCTTCCAGCAGCCAGACACCAAAAGGAGGTGCCCTGTGCTCCCTAAACCCCGCAGTGCCACTGAACCCAGGCTGTGCCGAGCAGCACACACCCAGAGTAACACAGATCTCTTCTAAATGATGAGTGCGACGTCAGTGCTTGGGTGGCTGCCACGCACTGGGAACCGAAAccacagctgtgagcagagggGCTCAGCCATGAGCACAGGGCTTAGGGGGGTGACTGCACACGGGTACCAAAGAAAAGCAGGTGAAATAGAAAACATCTTCTTGGCGTGGCTCTGAGCTGTGTCCTGCCCCCGGGAGCCAGCCCTGCACTATGGAATAGGGCACCTAtgggtgctgccctgcagtgtcTGGatctggctgtgctgccagcctgTCTGCCCAGAGACTGATGATGTCAGCGCTCCTGGGATTTTCAATTGGCTGGAAGTTTTCGAGGTGCAccttccccccccacctttCCTTTTCAACCCCCACCACCGGGTTTGGGACTCAGATTGGGGCTGGGACATGGGGGTGCCATATTGTGCCAGCAGGACCCTGCAGCCACGCTGCATCCTCACCCACTCCACACAGCCAGGCTTGCAGCCTGTCAATGTGCTGTGCCCCCGACCTGCTCATAACCACACCAGCACATCTGCCCTGCAGCCATGCTGAGTGAGCCCACATCTACCCCATAACCATGACACGAacctgcccaccccacagccacaccGTGCCCCAGCCACCCCATAGCTTCCCTGTGACCCCCTTGACCCCATAGCCACGCTCTGGCCCTTTCTGCCCCACAGACACGCAGCACCCACAGTcactcagccccacagctcctccatCCCACAGTCACAGTGTCCTCCCCACTCCCCCCACCCATGTTCCTGCCGTGGCACCTCTCATTGTTCCCAATGGGGAgcaccccactgctgccatcagagGAGATGAGGTCCCGCTGCTCCTCGGCCAtggctgccccactgctgctcgATGGGGAAATGAGAGCCCCGCaaactgctgctggaaataCCCCAACCAagcaccccccaccccaacaccCCCGGGGagagggacaaaaaaaaagccccattGGCTGCTGGCTTTGCATCACCTGTTgccaggcagagctctgtgccgAAGGTCTCCGGTCCATAGTTGATGCTGAGTCCCAttcagagcactgctgctgttgtgctgtgatCTGCTGCCTGCGACATGGGAAGCATCCGCTGGTGTCACCGGTTACTGGGCAGACTGCCTGAAGTCCATTCCATGAAGTTTTAAGGCTGGAGAAGGCACAAGAAGCAAATCAATCTCCTCCTTGGGCAGCACTGGAGCACCTGCTCTCGTTGGCTGAGACCTGCCTGAGGAACAGAGACACATCCACAAAGAATGGGGCAGGTACCCCCACAAGACCCCTCTGCGCTCAGCTCTGAAGCCATTAACATCTCACATCTTCAAAACCAGCAACACACCCAcggcatttaaaaacaaaaacacccataAAACCTCCCTGTGCCATTCCCAGCCCTCCCTCATCCAGCAGTTGGTTGCACAGCTCTGGCTCACACTCAGCTCCTCACAGGGCCAGAGGGCTGTGAGCCCCCAGACAGCCTTGGCACAAGGGGCACCAGCAAAGGGGAACTCAGCAAGTGAAAGCAGCGTGGATTTCACCGAGCTCTGCTCTGGGCAAACTTTTCTACTACTTCAGaatgctttggggttttttttaaagacatcttTGCTCAGGGCTGTGGCATTTAAAGTTTACGTCAGAAAGTCAATGGTTTTGCCAGGAAGATACCGACCTTTGCACGTCAGCCTTCaaccttccttcttctccaCTGTTTCCACAACAGCACCCACATCCAGCCCTGTGTCCAGCACTATGGGACCTCTCAtctgcagagcacacacagagtTGTGTCCTGGCCCTGCTCACCTAGGAGCCAAGCCCAACACTGCTCCCATCCAAGGCTCCAGCCATGCAGGagtcagcacagctctgctttatgCTGCCCATAAATACATCACACTGCTATGCATGGGGGAACCAGCTCTCTTTATGGCAAACCAAGCCCCCTGAACATCTGGGATAAGGAGCAGTCTTATGGCTGAGTTGAGACTTGCATGTTTCCCATAGGGTTTCACCTGAGCACAGCAATTATTTCAGGCACTGAGGAGGAAATAACCCTGTGGGCATTTGCCTGTCGTCACTTGTTACCAGGCAAAGCCTGCATTTCACAGCCTCTTTCCTGCGAGTTGGCCACACCAGCGTGCTCCTAGCAGCCTGCAGGACACACTGCcctgtaaaacaaagcagagcatgtCCATGGGGTCACAGAGCCACAACACAGACTCACCACCACCATGTGCATCAGTGATCAGCTCGTGCTCTGGGGTGCTTTTACAGGGCTGGCAGCTCCACgcatggctgcagcagctctgctgaggcaGGAAGAGGTGTAGTACTCACAGAGATGGGCCCTGCTGGCCAGCCAAGCGAGCCTTCATCTCCAGGAGGCCCGAGGAGTCCCTGTGTGCTCCTACCACCACATGGCTGTGCCCTGCTCTTCCTCACTCGCCATTTCTCCCTGGGGTTCTTACATCAGCCCATGAAGCTGTTCCAAAGATGTCAGACAggctgagaaataaaagcagttttcgAGGAGTCACATTTTACCATTCAGCCCCCAACCCACACATTGTGTTTGGCACAGTGGgaaccctgcccacagcacagcactacCACTGCCACAAGCAGCAAGGGTGGGGGTGAGAGCAGCTCAGGCTGGTCCAGACCCTGCAGGGCTCCTGCATGTGGGCATTAAGGGCCAGCAAAACACATTGCCTTCTTGCAGACGGCAAAGCTCCACCACCTGTGTGAGCCAGAGCAAACCTTGCTGCAGGGAGGAACTGCAACACCAAGAGGGGTGGTAGGTCTGGACTCACCCTGCCTTGGGTTTGACACGAGAGTGATGctgtttcttcagcagtttGCTCTCTGAGTAGAGCAAAGCTACACGCGATGCTGCCCAACAGCCCTGAACCTCTGCGTGGGAGGGATCAGCCGTGCAGACTGAGCTGCTTCCCCTCGTGCACCCTCTGAGCACAGACAGAACAAGGCACCTTCCCTTTCCCGGGCCTGCAGGGGTCAATTAGATGTGACATGGTGGTTGAGCTCTGCCACGGTTTCCAGCTGCTCCTCGCTGACCCattgagcagcagggagctggaatCAATCAGAAAGTGCCAGCTCTGCCTTGAGAGAAAGCGTCTGTTAATTTGTAGAGACCTTCAGCAGTGCATCAAAATGTCTCAGACCTCCACAGCTGGCTGAGAAAGCTGCCTGTGCCAAGAgatcagcactgctgcctgtaTTTAAGTTCCCATAGAGCCTCACCCAAAGAGGCACCCTGTGATGTGGCCCCATTAACGTTGCCTTGGACAAAGTGACACCAGAACAAGTTTTAACTGTGGAAACACACTGCGAATGGAGCCGTGTTAGCAGtaacacacagccctgctctgcacagctctgccctgctccctgcacagcaccaggctgctctcagccccGCGCTGGCTCAACCCCTCTTGGTTTTTCAGCACTATCTCCACGCAAAGTTCAAAGAACACTTCAAACCCAggaaaacagctgtttacaTAGCTGCAATAACGCACTTTTAAGACAGAAAGGCGAGCAGATTTCTAAAGCTTTCCACAGCCACGtataaaattacaaattaaacATGATGGCTGCGCCAAGAGAAATGCTGGTTTAGGAACACGAGCCCAGGCAGAGAGACTTTTTTCCACCAAAAGGGGAAGTCATGTATTAAGCAACAGCCTGCAGAAAACCCAGCCCTGTTTAGCCCGCTCACAGgcacagctttcttttccacagcAGGGACGTCTCTAGAAGATCCCGACTAACTCAGAAACCACAAACATCCAAGTAGCGCTGGCTATGAAAACTAAGACGTACCAAAGCTTCGCATCGGTCTCGTTTCCTCTGCTGTGAAATACATCCCCTTTCACAGCATGGGAGCTCGAGCTGGAGACGAGGCTTGACAGGAGCAACACACCCTGGATCTCATTCAGGCTGTGCAGCTTTGCTAGAACAGAGCCTGCTTTGAGAACACAACAAAGCTGTTAGTCACAGCACCCTTTCTGGTAATGAGGAAGGTGGGTAGGTAAAGGAATCCAATGAagtattttaagttttaaagGTGTTGGAAAGAGCCTGTGACAAAGCAGTGAGGTTCTCAGCTCTCAGGATCCTGAGGCCCACATTGATTCACATTTACCACATAGCTGTGCTGAAATCCCCAGTTCTCATCAATCCTGATAAAT encodes:
- the CD74 gene encoding HLA class II histocompatibility antigen gamma chain isoform X2, which produces MAEEQRDLISSDGSSGVLPIGNNERSAVGRRTVLSAMSILVALLIAGQAVTIYYVYQQSGQISKLTKTSQTLKLEALQKKLPMSAQPANKMSMSMMNMPMAMKVLPLAPSVGDMPMEAVRPRSNKTEDQVRHLLLKADPRKTFPELKEDLLGNLKRLKKAMNAMDWQDFEAWMHKWLLFEMAKGPKGEEQNAIPAEKVQTKCQAEASFRGVHPGRFRPECDENGDYLPKQCLASTGYCWCCYKNGTRIEGTATRGELDCSVAAPAPTPTEPEEMIFSGVDMLKAK
- the CD74 gene encoding HLA class II histocompatibility antigen gamma chain isoform X1, producing MAEEQRDLISSDGSSGVLPIGNNERSAVGRRTVLSAMSILVALLIAGQAVTIYYVYQQSGQISKLTKTSQTLKLEALQKKLPMSAQPANKMSMSMMNMPMAMKVLPLAPSVGDMPMEAVRPRSNKTEDQVRHLLLKADPRKTFPELKEDLLGNLKRLKKAMNAMDWQDFEAWMHKWLLFEMAKGPKGEEQNAIPAEKVQTKCQAEASFRGVHPGRFRPECDENGDYLPKQCLASTGYCWCCYKNGTRIEGTATRGELDCSVAAPAPTPTEPEEMIFSGVDMLKAAK
- the CD74 gene encoding HLA class II histocompatibility antigen gamma chain isoform X3, which translates into the protein MAEEQRDLISSDGSSGVLPIGNNERSAVGRRTVLSAMSILVALLIAGQAVTIYYVYQQSGQISKLTKTSQTLKLEALQKKLPMSAQPANKMSMSMMNMPMAMKVLPLAPSVGDMPMEAVRPRSNKTEDQVRHLLLKADPRKTFPELKEDLLGNLKRLKKAMNAMDWQDFEAWMHKWLLFEMAKGPKGEEQNAIPAEKVAAPAPTPTEPEEMIFSGVDMLKAAK
- the CD74 gene encoding HLA class II histocompatibility antigen gamma chain isoform X4, whose amino-acid sequence is MAEEQRDLISSDGSSGVLPIGNNERSAVGRRTVLSAMSILVALLIAGQAVTIYYVYQQSGQISKLTKTSQTLKLEALQKKLPMSAQPANKMSMSMMNMPMAMKVLPLAPSVGDMPMEAVRPRSNKTEDQVRHLLLKADPRKTFPELKEDLLGNLKRLKKAMNAMDWQDFEAWMHKWLLFEMAKGPKGEEQNAIPAEKVAAPAPTPTEPEEMIFSGVDMLKAK